The Onthophagus taurus isolate NC chromosome 6, IU_Otau_3.0, whole genome shotgun sequence region GCAATGGCAGTTGCTTTTGGGCTGGATACGGAAAGTCCTTTGGTTCCTGATAAAGCAGTACCTCTCGGAGCTGCAGAAGCAACACCACCTGGTCCTGCTAAAGCAATTGCACCGGGTTCAGCTTGGGATAtactttcttctttaacaGCGTCTTTTCGAGACTTTtctacaaaaacaaataaatttattaaggtaactgatttaacaaataatttcatGCATCACCAGTAGCTTTTAATCCCAAATCGTCTTTGTACGAGTCGAACTTTCCTAAATCTTTTCCTCCATAAATCTCTTCCGAAGAATTTTCTTCATCCGGGACTTCAATTGGTCTTAATTTAAACGAAACTTTATcgttaactttattatttgcaTTTTTTTGGTGTAACccaaaaaagttttgattaaaatctAACTCATTGAACCTAACATCTAGAGCGGGGCGCGGTCTTGGTGTTTCCCCTTGATAAGGTTTGATGAAATCATCTTGTGGGAATGAAGGtgattgtttataatacaAGTCTTGCCCGTATCGTTCTGGAGTTGGTTGATAAGGGCTGTTTGAAAATTGCGGAAGGGGATAATTTGAGAATAATGGTTgaccatttaaaataaagaagcGTTGCCctggttttaaattttgtgttcgATCCGCTGCAGCTAAAACTTCCGCTTCACCAGAAGAAAACTCAGGACCTTCaccaaaactttctagtttcTCCGGTGTTTTACCTGCAGAAATAACATATGTCAAAGCGTTTAAGTTTAATGATACAGATTATGAAGACTTtccattattttaaataacggAAGTGaaacttaaattattaagaGAAGGGTACCTGTATTTTATAAGTAATTATATTATTCATGTTAGTTATATTTAACGGTTTGTCTATGAATTTCCATATAAAGAGTATTTTTACCTTGTGACACTAACACATATTACAACAATGCGACGcgaattgttttttaatgaagatt contains the following coding sequences:
- the LOC111424700 gene encoding uncharacterized protein — its product is MIFILITVSLLASVCNSRPQGRTQNADPRPLTYGSPYGLDLQYDFSLLDPQLQYPGYPTQPRLQPQVIYYTGGAPGQPFLLQPAGHPGNFLIPQPQPGFVLRDSPQPNPVFVQGQPKPFVPPINKDAEEIPTGPSLTAQGVQGKTPEKLESFGEGPEFSSGEAEVLAAADRTQNLKPGQRFFILNGQPLFSNYPLPQFSNSPYQPTPERYGQDLYYKQSPSFPQDDFIKPYQGETPRPRPALDVRFNELDFNQNFFGLHQKNANNKVNDKVSFKLRPIEVPDEENSSEEIYGGKDLGKFDSYKDDLGLKATEKSRKDAVKEESISQAEPGAIALAGPGGVASAAPRGTALSGTKGLSVSSPKATAIAGPAKEKEQKPSKIKKEKQ